A single genomic interval of Streptomyces sp. NBC_00663 harbors:
- the ctaD gene encoding aa3-type cytochrome oxidase subunit I, translated as MSILNEPQGAAAAESHYADELPVRRKQPGNVVIKWLTTTDHKTIGTLYLVTSFAFFCIGGVMALLMRAELARPGLQIMSNEQFNQAFTMHGTIMLLMFATPLFAGFANWIMPLQIGAPDVAFPRLNMFAYWLYLFGSTIAVGGFLTPQGAADFGWFAYSPLSDAVRSPGIGADMWIMGLAFSGFGTILGSVNFITTIICMRAPGMTMFRMPVFTWNVLLTGVLVLLAFPVLAAALFALEADRKFGAHVFDSANGGALLWQHLFWFFGHPEVYIIALPFFGIISEVIPVFSRRPIFGYMNLIAATIAIAGLSVTVWAHHMYVTGGVLLPFFSFMTFLIAVPTGVKIFNWIATMWKGSLSFETPMLWATGFLITFTFGGLTGVILASPPLDFHVSDSYFVVAHFHYVVFGTVVFAMFSGFHFWWPKMTGKMLDERLGKITFWTLFTGFHGTFLVQHWLGAEGMPRRYADYLAADGFTALNTISTISSFVLGASILPFLYNVWKTAKYGKKIEVDDPWGYGRSLEWATSCPPPRHNFITLPRIRSESPAFDLHHPEIAALDQLENAPHGEKALAGGKEAGK; from the coding sequence GTGAGCATCCTCAACGAACCCCAGGGTGCCGCGGCAGCAGAGTCCCACTACGCGGACGAGTTGCCGGTCCGGCGCAAGCAGCCCGGCAACGTCGTGATCAAGTGGCTCACCACCACTGACCACAAGACGATCGGAACGCTGTACCTCGTCACGTCGTTCGCGTTCTTCTGCATCGGTGGCGTGATGGCGCTGCTCATGCGCGCCGAGCTCGCCCGGCCTGGTCTCCAGATCATGTCGAACGAGCAGTTCAACCAGGCGTTCACGATGCACGGCACGATCATGCTGCTGATGTTCGCGACGCCGCTGTTCGCCGGCTTCGCGAACTGGATCATGCCGCTCCAGATCGGCGCCCCCGACGTCGCCTTCCCGCGGCTGAACATGTTCGCCTACTGGCTGTACCTGTTCGGCTCGACGATCGCGGTCGGCGGCTTCCTCACCCCGCAGGGCGCGGCCGACTTCGGCTGGTTCGCCTACAGCCCGCTCTCGGACGCGGTCCGCTCGCCGGGCATCGGCGCCGACATGTGGATCATGGGTCTGGCCTTCTCCGGCTTCGGCACCATCCTCGGCTCGGTCAACTTCATCACCACGATCATCTGCATGCGCGCGCCGGGCATGACCATGTTCCGCATGCCGGTGTTCACCTGGAACGTGCTGCTGACCGGTGTGCTGGTCCTGCTGGCCTTCCCGGTCCTGGCCGCCGCGCTGTTCGCCCTGGAGGCGGACCGCAAGTTCGGAGCCCATGTCTTCGACTCCGCCAACGGCGGGGCCCTGCTGTGGCAACACCTCTTCTGGTTCTTCGGCCATCCAGAGGTGTACATCATCGCGCTACCGTTCTTCGGCATCATCTCCGAGGTCATCCCCGTCTTCAGCCGGCGCCCGATCTTCGGTTACATGAACCTGATCGCGGCCACCATCGCCATCGCCGGCCTGTCGGTCACCGTGTGGGCCCACCACATGTACGTCACCGGCGGAGTCCTCCTGCCGTTCTTCTCCTTCATGACGTTCCTCATCGCCGTACCGACCGGCGTGAAGATCTTCAACTGGATCGCCACCATGTGGAAGGGGTCCTTGAGTTTCGAGACCCCGATGCTCTGGGCCACCGGCTTCCTGATCACGTTCACCTTCGGTGGTCTGACCGGTGTCATCCTGGCCTCGCCGCCGCTGGACTTCCACGTGTCGGACTCGTACTTCGTGGTGGCGCACTTCCACTACGTCGTCTTCGGCACCGTCGTCTTCGCGATGTTCTCCGGCTTCCACTTCTGGTGGCCGAAGATGACCGGCAAGATGCTCGACGAGCGCCTCGGCAAGATCACGTTCTGGACGCTGTTCACCGGCTTCCACGGCACGTTCCTCGTCCAGCACTGGCTGGGCGCGGAGGGCATGCCGCGTCGTTACGCGGACTACCTCGCGGCCGACGGCTTCACCGCCCTGAACACGATCTCGACGATCAGCTCGTTCGTCCTCGGCGCGTCGATCCTGCCGTTCCTCTACAACGTCTGGAAGACCGCCAAGTACGGCAAGAAGATCGAGGTCGACGACCCGTGGGGCTACGGCCGTTCGCTCGAGTGGGCGACGTCCTGCCCGCCGCCGCGGCACAACTTCATCACCCTGCCGCGGATCCGCAGCGAATCCCCGGCGTTCGACCTGCACCACCCGGAGATCGCCGCTCTCGACCAGCTCGAGAACGCACCTCACGGTGAGAAGGCTCTCGCGGGCGGCAAGGAGGCCGGCAAGTGA
- a CDS encoding cytochrome c oxidase subunit 4, with product MKIQGKMFMWLSVFVLAMAVVYGVWSKEPAGTTALFLAFGLCIMIGFYLGFTARRVDAGAQDNKEADVADDAGEVGFFSPHSWQPLSLAVGGALAFLSIAIGWWLMYFSAPLILIGLWGWVFEYYRGENRTQ from the coding sequence GTGAAGATCCAGGGCAAGATGTTCATGTGGCTGAGCGTCTTCGTCCTCGCCATGGCGGTTGTTTATGGCGTTTGGTCGAAGGAGCCGGCCGGTACCACGGCCCTCTTCCTGGCCTTCGGCCTGTGCATCATGATCGGCTTCTACCTGGGCTTCACCGCCCGGCGGGTCGACGCGGGTGCGCAGGACAACAAGGAGGCGGACGTCGCGGACGACGCCGGCGAGGTCGGGTTCTTCAGCCCGCACAGCTGGCAGCCGCTGTCCCTCGCGGTCGGTGGCGCCCTCGCCTTCCTGTCGATCGCGATCGGCTGGTGGCTGATGTACTTCTCCGCGCCGCTGATCCTGATCGGCCTGTGGGGCTGGGTCTTCGAGTACTACCGCGGTGAGAACCGCACCCAGTAG
- the ctaE gene encoding aa3-type cytochrome oxidase subunit III: MSVVATATTVETGHAHPSVNRPNLTSVGTIIWLSSELMFFAALFAMYFTLRSVTGPDHWKEMAESLNFPFSATNTTILVLSSLTCQLGVFAAERGDVKKLRGWFIVTFIMGAIFIGGQVFEYTELVKKDGLSLSSDPYGSVFYLTTGFHGLHVTGGLIAFLLVLGRTYAAKRFTHEQATAAIVVSYYWHFVDVVWIGLFATIYMIK; the protein is encoded by the coding sequence ATGTCGGTCGTGGCGACAGCAACGACAGTAGAAACCGGGCACGCGCACCCGTCGGTCAATCGGCCGAACCTCACCAGCGTCGGAACCATCATCTGGCTGAGTTCCGAGCTGATGTTCTTCGCGGCCCTCTTCGCGATGTACTTCACCCTGCGATCGGTGACGGGTCCTGATCACTGGAAGGAAATGGCCGAGAGCCTGAACTTCCCGTTCTCGGCGACGAACACCACGATCCTGGTGCTCTCCTCCCTCACCTGCCAGCTCGGCGTCTTCGCCGCCGAGCGCGGTGACGTGAAGAAGCTCCGGGGCTGGTTCATCGTCACCTTCATCATGGGTGCGATCTTCATCGGCGGTCAGGTCTTCGAGTACACCGAACTGGTCAAGAAGGACGGGCTCTCGCTCTCCTCCGACCCGTACGGCTCGGTGTTCTACCTGACCACCGGCTTCCACGGCCTGCACGTGACGGGAGGTCTCATCGCCTTCCTGCTGGTCCTCGGCCGCACCTACGCGGCGAAGAGGTTCACTCACGAGCAGGCGACGGCCGCCATCGTCGTGTCCTATTACTGGCACTTCGTCGATGTCGTCTGGATCGGCCTCTTCGCCACGATCTACATGATCAAGTAG
- the qcrB gene encoding cytochrome bc1 complex cytochrome b subunit, with protein MSTNENNESSRARGQAPAGEKLADWADGRLGIYSLAKANMRKIFPDHWSFMLGEICLYAFIIIILTGVYLTLFFHPSMNEVEYHGSYVPLQGQLMSEAFNSTMHISFDVRGGLLIRQIHHWAALIFLAGMFVHMMRVFFTGAFRKPREVNWLFGFLLFVLGMFTGFTGYSLPDDLLSGTGVRFMEGAILSVPIVGTYLSFFLFGGEFPGGDFVARFYSIHVLLLPGIMLGLMVGHLILVFVHKHTQYAGPGKTNKNVVGMPLFPVYTAKAGGFFFLVFGVISAIAAIASINPIWSMGPYRPDQVSTGAQPDWYMGFSEGLIRVMPGWEINFWGHTLVLGVFIPLVIFPLVLVAIAVYPFIEAWVTGDRREHHILDRPRNAPTRTAFGVAWITWYMVLLVGGGNDLWATHFHLSINSITWFVRVAFFVAPVLAFIVTKRICLGLQRRDKDKVLHGRESGIIKRLPHGEFIEVHEPLSQDALHTLTAHEQYKPAEIGPTVDDNGVERKVKGSEKLRVKLSEAYFGDESQIAKPTVEEYKEITSGHGHH; from the coding sequence ATGAGCACCAACGAGAACAACGAGTCGTCCCGCGCCCGCGGGCAGGCCCCGGCCGGCGAGAAGCTCGCCGACTGGGCCGACGGCCGGCTGGGGATCTACTCCCTGGCCAAGGCCAACATGCGCAAGATCTTCCCCGACCACTGGTCGTTCATGCTGGGTGAGATCTGCCTGTACGCCTTCATCATCATCATCCTCACGGGTGTGTACCTGACGCTGTTCTTCCACCCGTCGATGAACGAGGTGGAGTACCACGGCAGCTACGTCCCGTTGCAGGGACAGCTGATGTCCGAGGCGTTCAACTCGACCATGCACATCTCCTTCGATGTGCGCGGTGGTCTGCTGATCCGGCAGATCCATCACTGGGCGGCGCTGATCTTCCTCGCCGGCATGTTCGTGCACATGATGCGCGTCTTCTTCACGGGTGCGTTCCGCAAGCCGCGTGAGGTCAACTGGCTGTTCGGCTTCCTGCTGTTCGTCCTGGGCATGTTCACCGGCTTCACCGGTTACTCGCTCCCTGACGACCTGCTCTCCGGCACCGGTGTCCGCTTCATGGAGGGCGCGATCCTGTCCGTGCCGATCGTCGGCACGTACCTGTCGTTCTTCCTCTTCGGCGGCGAGTTCCCGGGCGGCGACTTCGTGGCCCGCTTCTACTCGATCCATGTGCTGCTGCTGCCGGGCATCATGCTCGGCCTCATGGTCGGCCACCTGATCCTGGTGTTCGTCCACAAGCACACGCAGTACGCGGGCCCCGGCAAGACCAACAAGAACGTCGTCGGCATGCCGCTGTTCCCGGTGTACACCGCCAAGGCCGGAGGCTTCTTCTTCCTGGTCTTCGGTGTCATCTCGGCCATCGCGGCGATCGCCTCGATCAACCCGATCTGGTCCATGGGCCCCTACCGTCCGGACCAGGTGTCCACGGGCGCCCAGCCCGACTGGTACATGGGCTTCTCCGAGGGCCTGATCCGTGTCATGCCGGGCTGGGAGATCAACTTCTGGGGTCACACGCTCGTCCTGGGTGTGTTCATCCCGCTGGTGATCTTCCCGCTGGTCCTGGTGGCCATCGCGGTCTACCCGTTCATCGAGGCCTGGGTCACCGGCGACCGGCGCGAGCACCACATCCTGGACCGCCCGCGCAACGCCCCGACCCGCACGGCCTTCGGCGTCGCGTGGATCACCTGGTACATGGTGCTGCTCGTCGGTGGTGGAAACGACCTCTGGGCCACCCACTTCCACCTGTCGATCAACTCGATCACCTGGTTCGTCCGTGTGGCGTTCTTCGTCGCGCCGGTGCTCGCGTTCATCGTCACCAAGCGGATCTGCCTGGGCCTCCAGCGCCGCGACAAGGACAAGGTGCTGCACGGCCGCGAGTCCGGCATCATCAAGCGCCTGCCGCACGGTGAGTTCATCGAGGTGCACGAGCCGCTCAGCCAGGACGCGCTGCACACGCTCACCGCGCACGAGCAGTACAAGCCGGCCGAGATCGGCCCGACGGTCGACGACAACGGCGTCGAGCGCAAGGTGAAGGGCTCCGAGAAGCTGCGCGTCAAGCTCAGCGAGGCGTACTTCGGCGACGAGTCGCAGATCGCCAAGCCCACCGTCGAGGAGTACAAGGAGATCACGAGCGGCCACGGCCACCACTGA
- the qcrA gene encoding cytochrome bc1 complex Rieske iron-sulfur subunit, which translates to MSSQDIPEENLPAEQDDHGAVSVADDRDPFADPGLPPHEHRVQDIDERAAKRSERTVAMLFTVSMLATIGFIAAYVGVPHDRAIYVFPIGHINALNFSLGLTLGVALFAIGAGAVHWARTLMSDVEMVDERHPIEAPPEVREKVFDDWKQGAKESALGRRKLIRNTMLGALTLVPLAGVVLLRDLGPLPGTKLRHTMWRKGLLLVNMNTNEPLRPSDVAVGSLTFAKPEGLEEHDEAFQTEIAKAALMIVRIQPDNIKDKRELEWSHDGIVAYSKICTHVGCPISLYEQQTHHVLCPCHQSTFDLSDGARVIFGPAGHALPQLRIAVNEEGYLEAQGDFEEPVGPAFWERG; encoded by the coding sequence ATGAGTAGCCAAGACATTCCAGAAGAGAACCTGCCCGCAGAGCAGGACGACCACGGCGCGGTGAGCGTCGCGGACGACAGGGACCCCTTCGCCGACCCCGGTCTGCCGCCCCACGAGCACCGGGTCCAGGACATCGACGAGCGGGCCGCCAAGCGGTCCGAGCGCACGGTGGCGATGCTGTTCACGGTGTCGATGCTGGCCACGATCGGCTTCATCGCCGCGTACGTGGGTGTCCCGCACGACAGGGCGATCTACGTCTTCCCGATCGGCCACATCAACGCGCTGAACTTCTCGCTGGGTCTGACGCTCGGCGTCGCCCTCTTCGCGATCGGCGCGGGCGCGGTCCACTGGGCCCGCACCCTGATGTCCGACGTGGAGATGGTCGACGAGCGCCACCCGATCGAGGCGCCGCCCGAGGTCCGCGAGAAGGTCTTCGACGACTGGAAGCAGGGCGCCAAGGAGTCCGCGCTCGGCCGTCGCAAGCTGATCCGCAACACCATGCTCGGCGCGCTCACCCTGGTGCCGCTCGCCGGTGTCGTGCTGCTGCGCGACCTCGGCCCGCTGCCCGGGACCAAGCTGCGGCACACCATGTGGCGCAAGGGCCTGCTGCTCGTCAACATGAACACCAACGAGCCGCTGCGTCCCTCCGACGTCGCGGTGGGCTCGCTGACCTTCGCCAAGCCCGAGGGCCTGGAGGAGCACGACGAGGCGTTCCAGACCGAGATCGCCAAGGCCGCCCTGATGATCGTCCGGATCCAGCCGGACAACATCAAGGACAAGCGCGAGCTCGAGTGGTCGCACGACGGCATCGTGGCGTACTCGAAGATCTGCACCCACGTGGGTTGCCCGATCTCCCTGTACGAGCAGCAGACGCACCACGTGCTCTGCCCCTGCCACCAGTCCACCTTCGACCTCTCCGACGGTGCCCGAGTGATCTTCGGCCCCGCCGGTCACGCCCTGCCGCAGCTGCGGATCGCCGTGAACGAAGAGGGCTACCTCGAGGCGCAGGGCGACTTCGAAGAGCCTGTCGGTCCTGCCTTCTGGGAGCGCGGATGA
- the qcrC gene encoding cytochrome bc1 complex diheme cytochrome c subunit, whose protein sequence is MKKLSARRRHPLAALVVLLLALACTGGLYAVFAPADKAQADETAQSLTIEEGKKLYAVGCASCHGTGAQGTTDGPSLVGVGAAAVDFQVGTGRMPAQQPGAQVPKKKVIYTQAEIDQLAAYISSLGAGPAVPTKNEYSPDGADIAKGGELFRTNCAQCHNFTGKGGALTHGKFAPSLEGVDPKHIYEAMQTGPQNMPSFPDTTLSEQNKKDIIAYLDAVNGDDTESPGGLELGGLGPVSEGLFAWVFGLGGLIAIAVWLAARTAKAKKS, encoded by the coding sequence GTGAAAAAGCTCTCCGCACGACGACGCCATCCGCTGGCGGCGCTCGTCGTCCTACTCCTCGCGCTGGCGTGCACGGGGGGGCTGTACGCCGTGTTCGCGCCCGCGGACAAGGCGCAGGCCGACGAAACCGCCCAGTCCCTCACCATCGAGGAGGGCAAGAAGCTCTACGCCGTGGGCTGTGCCAGTTGCCACGGCACCGGTGCTCAGGGCACCACCGACGGGCCGAGCCTCGTGGGTGTGGGCGCCGCGGCCGTGGACTTCCAGGTCGGCACCGGCCGTATGCCGGCCCAGCAGCCGGGCGCACAGGTCCCGAAGAAGAAGGTCATCTACACGCAGGCCGAGATCGACCAGCTCGCCGCGTACATCTCCTCCCTGGGCGCCGGTCCGGCCGTCCCGACGAAGAACGAGTACAGCCCGGACGGGGCGGACATCGCCAAGGGCGGCGAGCTGTTCCGCACCAACTGCGCGCAGTGCCACAACTTCACCGGCAAGGGCGGTGCGCTGACGCACGGCAAGTTCGCGCCGAGCCTTGAGGGCGTCGACCCGAAGCACATCTACGAGGCCATGCAGACCGGCCCGCAGAACATGCCGTCGTTCCCCGACACCACGCTGTCGGAGCAGAACAAGAAGGACATCATCGCGTACCTCGACGCGGTCAACGGTGACGACACCGAGAGCCCCGGTGGCCTCGAGCTGGGCGGCCTCGGTCCGGTCAGCGAGGGTCTGTTCGCGTGGGTGTTCGGACTCGGTGGCCTGATCGCGATCGCCGTCTGGCTCGCCGCTCGGACCGCAAAGGCCAAGAAGTCATGA
- a CDS encoding SAM-dependent methyltransferase — MTSSGFTPVGEQVGQFYDQLMGAFDASLYGPNIHVGFWSSQEDATGLEDAANRLTDMMIERLQVGPGDRVLDIGCGLGGPAIRLAQATGAEVVGISVSRKQVEKANGLAEAAGMSGKVSFQHGDAMNLPFDDASFSAVWMLESVMQMPDRTAALTEAARVLRPNGRLALTDNYERETISAERRVVIEGILKRYLTQSPASFEAYPTMLREAGLRCAEIIDVSENTTRQSVKRLGEALAKNMEQLAAKVDPEVFAKLKPAEGENLEMPEVGYLIVTARRPAAV, encoded by the coding sequence GTGACCTCTTCGGGTTTCACGCCGGTCGGTGAGCAGGTCGGTCAGTTCTACGATCAGCTGATGGGCGCGTTCGACGCCTCGCTGTACGGCCCCAACATCCACGTGGGCTTCTGGAGCAGCCAGGAGGACGCCACCGGGCTGGAGGACGCCGCCAACCGACTGACGGACATGATGATCGAGCGCCTCCAGGTCGGCCCCGGTGACCGGGTCCTGGACATCGGCTGTGGTCTCGGCGGGCCGGCGATCCGGCTCGCGCAGGCGACGGGCGCCGAGGTGGTGGGCATCAGCGTCAGCCGCAAGCAGGTGGAGAAGGCCAACGGGCTGGCCGAGGCGGCCGGTATGAGCGGCAAGGTCAGCTTCCAGCACGGCGACGCGATGAACCTGCCGTTCGACGACGCGTCGTTCAGCGCCGTGTGGATGCTGGAGTCCGTCATGCAGATGCCCGACCGGACGGCTGCGCTCACCGAGGCGGCCCGGGTGCTGCGCCCGAACGGCCGGCTCGCGCTCACGGACAACTACGAGCGGGAGACCATCTCGGCGGAGCGGCGCGTGGTGATCGAGGGCATCCTCAAGCGGTACCTCACCCAGTCGCCGGCCTCCTTCGAGGCGTACCCCACGATGCTGCGCGAGGCGGGGTTGCGGTGTGCGGAGATCATAGACGTCAGTGAGAACACCACGCGGCAGTCGGTCAAGCGGCTCGGCGAGGCACTCGCCAAGAACATGGAGCAGCTGGCGGCCAAGGTCGACCCGGAGGTCTTCGCCAAGCTGAAGCCCGCCGAGGGGGAGAACCTGGAGATGCCCGAGGTGGGGTACCTCATCGTGACGGCACGACGGCCCGCGGCCGTCTAG
- a CDS encoding L,D-transpeptidase, producing MSHTPRTRTVVSCTLLVLALTAGVTACGSDGNPLSAAPYDAADQIAFNGPSDDGKKADPDKPLEVTAEDDDGRITDVTAMDATGRHVAGELSADGTRWHSTSPLAASAHYTVRVSTEDEDGAPGRRVLDFDTGKPTTKKRLKVTFGPKAGKYGVGQPITAELNKPVKDKAQRAIVERALKVDSMPATEGAWYWVDDKELHYRPKEYWPAHATIQVHSNLDGVKISDRLWGGRVKPLKLTTGDRIIAVTDASAHSMKVYKNGEVINELPVTTGKPGFETRNGVKVVLGKEYFVRMRGTSIGIAEGSSESYDLPVYYATRVTWSGEYVHAAPWSVGSQGYENVSHGCTGMSTGDAEWFFDTVHEGDVVKVVNSYGDTMETFGNGFGDWNLKWTKWRTGSALTAGTPEAPSAEQRARLRPESV from the coding sequence ATGAGCCACACTCCGCGCACGCGCACCGTTGTCTCCTGCACCCTGCTGGTGCTCGCCCTCACCGCGGGCGTCACCGCCTGCGGCAGCGACGGCAACCCGCTGTCGGCGGCGCCGTACGACGCGGCGGACCAGATCGCCTTCAACGGCCCCTCCGACGACGGCAAGAAGGCCGACCCGGACAAGCCCCTGGAAGTCACCGCCGAGGACGACGACGGGCGCATCACGGACGTCACGGCCATGGACGCCACGGGACGCCATGTGGCGGGCGAACTCTCCGCCGACGGCACCCGGTGGCACAGCACCTCTCCGCTGGCCGCCAGCGCCCACTACACGGTCCGGGTGAGCACCGAGGACGAGGACGGGGCACCCGGCCGCCGGGTCCTCGACTTCGACACCGGCAAGCCCACCACCAAGAAGCGCCTGAAGGTCACCTTCGGCCCCAAAGCCGGCAAGTACGGCGTCGGCCAGCCCATCACGGCCGAACTGAACAAGCCCGTCAAGGACAAGGCCCAGCGGGCCATCGTCGAGCGTGCCCTCAAGGTCGACTCGATGCCCGCCACAGAGGGTGCCTGGTACTGGGTGGACGACAAGGAACTCCACTACCGCCCCAAGGAGTACTGGCCCGCCCACGCCACGATCCAGGTGCACAGCAACCTGGACGGAGTCAAGATCAGCGATCGCTTGTGGGGCGGTCGGGTCAAGCCCCTCAAGCTGACCACCGGCGACCGCATCATCGCGGTCACGGACGCCTCGGCACACTCCATGAAGGTCTACAAGAACGGCGAGGTCATCAACGAGCTCCCCGTCACCACCGGCAAGCCCGGCTTCGAGACCCGCAACGGCGTCAAGGTCGTACTCGGCAAGGAGTACTTCGTACGGATGCGCGGCACCAGCATCGGCATCGCCGAGGGCTCCTCGGAGTCGTACGACCTGCCGGTCTACTACGCGACCCGGGTCACCTGGAGCGGCGAGTACGTGCACGCCGCCCCCTGGTCCGTCGGCTCACAGGGCTACGAGAACGTCAGCCACGGCTGCACCGGCATGAGCACCGGTGACGCCGAGTGGTTCTTCGACACCGTCCACGAGGGTGACGTCGTCAAGGTCGTGAACTCGTACGGCGACACCATGGAGACCTTCGGCAACGGCTTCGGTGACTGGAACCTCAAGTGGACGAAGTGGCGGACGGGCAGCGCCCTGACCGCCGGCACCCCGGAAGCCCCCAGCGCCGAGCAGCGGGCTCGACTGCGGCCGGAGAGCGTCTAG
- the ctaC gene encoding aa3-type cytochrome oxidase subunit II codes for MSPNGSDRSPRRPMRRKLLQAMTAGLVLATATGCTYKDFPRLGMPTPTTEEAPRILSLWQGSWAAALATGVLVWGLILWSAFFHRRSRTKVEVPPQTRYNMPIEALYTVVPLIIVSVLFYFTARDESKLLSLDKKPDVTVNVVGFQWSWGFNYIENVDGSSGDAKTDKNLDAIPDRFKKDFPASAGGVYDVGTPGTRNPQTNNPGPTLWLPKGKTVRFVLTSRDVIHSFWVVPFLMKQDVIPGHTNSFQVTPNKEGTFLGKCAELCGVDHSRMLFNVKVVSPERYEQHLKDLAKKGQTGYVPAGIEQTAHEKNRETNNL; via the coding sequence GTGAGTCCCAACGGCTCCGACCGCTCGCCGCGGCGCCCGATGCGGCGGAAGCTGCTGCAGGCAATGACCGCCGGCCTGGTCCTGGCGACCGCCACCGGTTGCACATACAAGGACTTCCCCCGCCTTGGTATGCCCACCCCCACCACGGAAGAGGCTCCGCGGATCCTCTCCCTGTGGCAGGGCTCCTGGGCTGCCGCGCTGGCCACCGGCGTGCTGGTGTGGGGCCTGATCCTGTGGAGTGCTTTCTTCCACCGGCGCAGCCGCACGAAGGTCGAAGTTCCTCCGCAGACCCGGTACAACATGCCCATCGAGGCGCTGTACACCGTGGTCCCGCTCATCATCGTCTCGGTGCTGTTCTACTTCACGGCCCGCGACGAGTCGAAGCTCCTCAGCCTCGACAAGAAGCCCGACGTCACGGTGAACGTGGTCGGCTTCCAGTGGAGCTGGGGCTTCAACTACATCGAGAACGTCGACGGTTCCTCCGGCGACGCGAAGACCGACAAGAACCTGGACGCCATTCCGGACCGGTTCAAGAAGGACTTCCCGGCGAGCGCCGGTGGTGTCTACGACGTCGGTACGCCCGGTACACGTAACCCGCAGACCAACAACCCAGGTCCGACCCTGTGGCTGCCCAAGGGCAAGACGGTCCGCTTCGTCCTCACCTCGCGTGACGTCATCCACTCCTTCTGGGTGGTGCCGTTCCTGATGAAGCAGGACGTCATCCCGGGCCACACCAACTCCTTCCAGGTGACCCCCAACAAGGAGGGCACCTTCCTGGGCAAGTGCGCCGAGCTCTGCGGCGTCGACCACTCCCGGATGCTGTTCAACGTGAAGGTCGTCTCCCCCGAGCGCTACGAGCAGCACCTCAAGGACCTCGCCAAGAAGGGGCAGACCGGTTACGTTCCCGCGGGCATCGAGCAGACCGCCCACGAGAAGAACCGGGAGACGAACAACCTGTGA
- the trpD gene encoding anthranilate phosphoribosyltransferase, whose translation MSAVTPAGGDTAAGRSWPEVLNALLYGRDQSAAATAWAMDQIMRGEATDAQIAGFVVALRAKGETVEEITGLVQAMYEHANVIEVSGRTVDIVGTGGDGAKTVNISTMSSLVVAGTGAKVVKHGNRAASSASGSSDVLEKLGVNLDLTPQRVAEVAEEAGITFCFAIKFHPALRHAGAARGQLGIRTVFNALGPLTNPAKVRAQAVGVADPLMAPIVAGVFAERGNSSLVFRGDDGLDELTTTSTSRVWVVRDGKVTEEAFDPRDVGIELVPVEALRGGDPAFNADVARRLLDGETGPVRDAVLLNSAAALVALEPTGASLADQLRDGMAKAAESIDSGAAKRTLERWVAASNR comes from the coding sequence ATGAGCGCTGTGACCCCCGCTGGAGGCGACACCGCGGCGGGCCGTTCCTGGCCCGAGGTCCTGAACGCCCTGCTGTACGGCCGTGACCAGAGCGCCGCCGCGACCGCCTGGGCGATGGACCAGATCATGCGCGGCGAGGCGACGGACGCGCAGATCGCCGGGTTCGTGGTGGCCCTGCGGGCCAAGGGCGAGACGGTCGAGGAGATCACCGGGCTCGTCCAGGCGATGTACGAGCACGCCAATGTGATCGAGGTGTCCGGGCGGACCGTCGACATCGTCGGCACCGGCGGCGACGGCGCGAAGACGGTGAACATCTCCACGATGTCCTCCCTCGTGGTGGCCGGCACCGGCGCGAAGGTCGTCAAGCACGGCAACCGGGCGGCCTCGTCGGCGTCGGGTTCCTCGGACGTCCTGGAGAAGCTGGGCGTCAACCTCGACCTCACCCCGCAGCGGGTGGCCGAGGTGGCCGAGGAGGCCGGCATCACCTTCTGCTTCGCTATCAAATTCCACCCGGCGCTGCGTCACGCGGGCGCCGCCCGCGGCCAGTTGGGCATCCGTACGGTGTTCAACGCGCTGGGCCCGCTGACCAACCCCGCGAAGGTCAGGGCGCAGGCGGTGGGCGTCGCCGACCCGCTGATGGCGCCGATCGTCGCCGGGGTCTTCGCCGAGCGCGGCAACTCCTCGCTGGTCTTCCGCGGTGACGACGGCCTCGACGAGCTGACGACGACGTCCACCTCCCGGGTGTGGGTCGTGCGCGACGGCAAGGTCACCGAGGAGGCCTTCGACCCGCGTGACGTCGGCATCGAGCTGGTGCCGGTGGAGGCGCTGCGGGGTGGCGACCCGGCGTTCAACGCGGACGTGGCGCGCAGACTCCTCGACGGCGAGACGGGTCCGGTCCGGGACGCGGTCCTGCTGAACTCGGCGGCGGCGCTCGTCGCGCTGGAGCCGACCGGGGCGTCCCTGGCGGACCAGCTGCGGGACGGGATGGCGAAGGCCGCGGAGTCCATCGACTCCGGCGCGGCCAAGCGGACTCTGGAGCGCTGGGTGGCGGCCAGCAACCGGTAG